In the genome of Planctomyces sp. SH-PL62, the window GAATTCCTTGAGGAGTTTGGAGACGTCGGCCCGGGGCAGGACGTTGCGCTCCATCAACCGGCAATTGGCGCAGTTGACGCCGGTGAAGTCGATCAGAACCGGCAGGTTCTTCGCGACGGCCTCCTCCTTGGCCTGATCGAGGCTCATGCCCCAGAGGACGCCGTGGAAGTTCTTCTGTTCGCGCAGGGCCTGCTCCGGGTCGGACGAGGTCGCCCTGACCTCCTCGAAGGCGGCGCCGCCCGACGGGCCGGAGGCCATGCGCGTCTCGGCCGTCAGCTCGTTCGAGTCGGGCGGTAGGATGCCCACGATCAGGCGGTCCCAGATCTGGCCCTGGGGCGGGCGGCCGAACAGGGCAGGGGCCATGTAAAGCGCCAGGCCCAGGAAGAGGCAGCCGAACACGATCCGCCCGGGGCCCACCTTGACCTCGGCGTAGTCGTGGTCCGTGCGGAAGAGGCCCAGGAGATAGATCCCGCAGACCGCCGACAGGATGATCCAGGCGGTCAGCACGACCTGGGCGTCGAACCAGGCGTTCTCAGGGGTGACGTAGCCGAGTTCCGCCGTGTTCAGGAACTTCAGCGCCGCGCCGATCTCCACGAGCCCGCCGACGACCTTGACCGAGTTCATCCAGTCGCCGCTGCGGGGCATCTTGGACAGCAGCCCGGGTGCGAGGGCCAGCAGCAGGAAGGGGAACGCGATCACCGCGGCGAACGTCGCCAGGCCGATGATCGGATAGAAGAAATTGCCGCCGGCCGCCATGACGAGGAGCCCGCCGACGACCGGGAACGTGCAGGTGAACGACGTGATCGTCAGCGTCAGGGCCATGAAGATGACGCCCAGCAGCCCGCCGCGACCCTCCCCCTTGGATGAGACGTCCAGCAGGAAGCTCGGCAGTCTGAGCTCGAACAGGCCGAGCAAGCTCAGGCCGAACGCCAGGAAGAGCCCGGCGACCAGCAGGTTCAGCCAGGGGTTGTTCGCCAGGTTCTGGAGGAACGCGGCCGAGAAGAAGAACGAGAAGAACACGCCGACCAGCGTGAAGATGCCGATGATCGCCGCGCTGTACGCGAAGGCCAGGCCCGTGGTCTTGGCCTTGCCGTCCTTCCCTTGCTTGATGAAGAAATTCACGGTGATCGGGATCATCGGCCAGACGCAGGGCATCACCAGCGCGAACAGGCCGCCGAGAGCCGAGGCGATCAGGAACGGGATCAAGCCCTGCTGCGCCGTTCGGGCGATCTCGCTGATCGGGGCCGCGGCTTCGATCGTTTCTGGCGACGGCTCGACCGTGGGCGTCGAGGCGACCGGGGCGGGAGATACCGCCGTCGACGAGTCGGCCGGAAGCTCGCCCGTGACGGTGGGCGTTAGTGTTGGCGTTGGCGTTGGCGTTGGCGTTGGCGTGGGAGCCGGAGCCGGGGCCGACGCCACGGCCGGACCGTCGGCCACCTTGACGACGACCTCGTCCAGCGTCAGATAGGTCGGCGGGAAGCACGAGTTCTCGTTGCAGATCTGGAAATGGATCTGGGAACGGACGGGCTGCTCGCCGGGTTTGGCGTCGGCGGGGACCTTCAGCTCAACCGACCACGTCACCTCGTCCTCGAAGGATTCCACGATCACGTCGGGGCCGAACGCCGGCTCGGGCTTGGCGATCGGCTCGCGCGAGGGCTTCCAGGTGGCCTCTGGGTGGAACGGCCCCACTTCGAACAGGTCGAACGACGTCGGGATCGGCCCGTTATCGCCCGCGCCCGGCCGGGCGACGTCGTAGATGTGCAGGCCCGGGTCCAGCTTGACGGTCACCTTGTAGGTCACTGCGCCGCCGGGGCGGACACCCGCCGGATCGACGGAAGGGGTGACGACGATCCCCTTCGGGCGCAGACGCTCGGGCGTGTCCTTCTTTTTCGGTGCCGAAGGCACCTTGAGGGCCGCCTCGACGGCGGCCGGGGGGGGCGTCGCGGCGGCCTGGCCTCCGGAGACTGTCACGGTCGCCTCGGGGAGCGTCCAGCGACCGGGGAAGCTGCAACTCTGGGCGTTGCAGATCTGGTAGCTCGCCTGAACCTTCACGGCCTTCTTGCCGGCCTCGGCGTCGACGGGGACCTTGAGCGGGAGGCTCCAGACGACCTCGTCCTCGAAGAACTCGAACGTCTTGTTGTCGAACGCGGGCTCCGCCTTGGCCTCCGGCTCCTTAGAGGCGGTCCATTCACCGGCCTTCTCCAGCCCGCCGAGGTCGAACGCGTCGAACAGCGTGTGCCGCGGACCCTCGTCGCGCTGGTGATCGGAGTAGGTGTAGATGTGCCAGCCCGACTTCAGCTTGGCGCGGACCTTGAGCTGGACCACGTCGCCCGGGGCGGCCTCGGCCGGCTCGATCGAGGCGGTCACCTCGACGTCCTTGGGCTTCGCCCGGGCGCTGCTGTCTTTCTGGGCCGGCTGGAGGCCGTCGGCGGTCGCGTGCGCGGTCGCGAACGACGTCAGCAGCAGGCCGACGGCCAGAAATCGGGCCAGGCCTGCGGCGCGGCGGCCGTCGGGCGACCCGGTGGGTGAGAGAAGCGGCATCGGGTTCCCCTGTTGAGGATTCGGTCGCGGCAGCTGGCCGCGCCTCTGAACTCCTTAGTCAGCCTTATCGTATGTGCGAGACTCCCGTCGAGCAAGTCGGGCCGAAGCCGGGAGCGGTCGCGCCGGCGGTGCCCCCCGGTTCGCATTGACCGTTGGGCGGTCCTCGCCTACCATGCCCGACCGCTTCGGAACGGCTTGCTCCTCTGCGTCCCATCCCGCCCACCGGCGTCCGAGCGATCACGACCTCGAACGGTTCGTCTCTTCAAATAGGATGGGGCCGAATGCGCAGAATCCTCCTCGGCGCGATCCTCGCGGCGAGCGCCGTCGCCGCCGTGTGGATGGCCGTGCTCGACCGGCAGAATCGTCTGCGATGGGACCACTGGGACGTCGTCAAGCCGGGCGTCCTCTACCGCAGCGGCCAGCTCACGAGCGACCAGCTCGCGGAGGCGGTGAGCCGCTACGGGATCAAGACGGTCATCAACCTCCAGCTCCCCGGCGGCGAGGCGGCCGTGGAGCGAGACGTGGCGAAGCGGCTCAACATCGGCTACGTCAACCTGCCGATGCCCGGCGACGGATTCGGACGCGAGGAGCAGTTCCGCAAGGTCCTGGAAGTCGTCGACGATCCCGATCGCCGGCCGGCCCTGGTCCACTGCGCCCGGGGGACCTGTCGCACCGGCTCGGCCGTCGCTCTCTACCGCTTCGAGCGCGACGGCTGGACCATCGACGACGTCTCCGCCGAAGCCCGCCGCCAGACCTACCGCGACGGCTGGATTCCGGGGTACATCTACTCGATGGCCCGGAACAAGCCGGATTCCGACCTCCACCACCCCATCACGATCGACGAGCGGAACCTGCCGGGTGACGAACCGATCGCCGAGGAGGCTCCCGATGAGCGTTGACGAGATTCCGACGCGGACGTCGCGGGCTGAAGCCGTCCGAAGGTTCCGCCCCGATGAAGGCAAGCTGGTCGTGAAGCTCCCCCCCGCCCGCGCCTGGTGCGGCCCGGCGCTGGTGCTGCTCGGGCTGGCCTACGTCGTCCTCGGGGGCGCCGATTCCGAACTGACTGGAGCCGACGCCCGCACCGGGTTGGCGGCGAGCTCGGGATTCGGCCCGCTGGGACAGATTTACGGCCAGTGGCGGCCCGACGTCTGGCCGCTCCGCGCCGCCGTCTCCCGCCTGGTCTACCTGCTCGGCGAGCCGGGACGCCCCGAGAACGGCGCGGTGCTCTGGCCCTCGGCCGTCGCCGGGCTTATCGCCGGCTGGCTGATCGCGCATCGGCTGATCGCGGCCGGGAAGACGACCGCGGCGCTTCTGTTCGGCTTCGCCTGGTTCGGCTCCGGGGCGCTACTGGGCCACTCGGGGAGTTCGGGGATCGACTTCCTCTCCGGGATGGCGACGATCGCCGCGCTCGACCGGCTCGTCAACCGCCGTTCCGACTGGATCGCGGGAACCTGGGCGTCGTTCGCCTTTCTGGCCGGAGGCTGGCCGCCGCTCGTGGTCCTGGCCCTGGCGGTGATCGTCCTGGGGCGCCGCGACTCCGACTTCTCGCTGAAGTTGATCGCGCCTCCGGTGCTGACGGCCGTCGTCTGGCTGGCCTGGACGGTCCAGACGGCCTCCGCGGAAGCCGCCGCGGCGGCCCTGGTCTGGCCCCTGACCCAGAAGCTGGCGTGGACCCTGCCGACCTCGCTCGGCTCAATCGCCGCCGCGATGGCCAGCCCCTTGACCCAGAAACCTGTCTGGGCGGTCCCGCTCGGCCTCTTCGTCCTGGGGATGCCCCTCTCGCCGTTCGCCTTGCTGCTGGCGAGCGGGCCGTTGCAACGGAGTCTCAAACAGGATGGCTCGGGAATCGAGCTGGACTGGCTGCGAATCGGGATCGCATCCCTGATCGGCGGGACGATCGTCCCGGGTCTGGCCTCGGCCTCGGCCCTGCCGGCGCTCGCGGGCCTGCTGGTCGCCGCCGCCGCCGTCCTGGAGGCCGCCTGGTCGGGCGGGCTCTCGCCCCGGGCGCGTCGGGCTTTCTTCGGGATCGCGCTCGCCTTGACCGTCGGCTGGGTCTTCGTCGCGGCCTACGCGACGTTCGTGATGGCGATCGTCTTCACCTACTATCGGCCCATCGGCGTCGTGCTGGCGTTCGGCAGCCTGATCGTGGCGGTGCTTGCGTGGCGCTCGGTCGAAACCCGAAGCGCCCGGCGGGCCGTCATCGGGATGCTCGTCCTGACCGCCTGCCTGAAATGGCTAAACTGGGGATATTACACGCCCGAGTGGAACTACCGATATGGCCAGGGCCCGTGGGGAAGGGCCATCGGCCAGTGGCTCCTGCCGCACTGGACGATCCACACGCTGCATGAATGGCCTGAAGACCTGGCCTGGGCCGTGGGGAGGCCGATCCGCCTGATCCATACCCCCCAGCACCTGGCATTCCCGGAGACCTCGGAGAGCCGGCACGTCCTGCTGCTGGAATCCGAGTTCGTGAACTGGCCGCCGAGCGCCCCCAAGCTTGTGAAGGTGGCGAGCTTCGAACCGCCCCATCCGGCCGGGAGCCGTCGCATCCTGGCGAGGACCGAAGGCGAGCTGCTCACCCCCTCGGGACGCCTGGTATCCCGCGTCCCCGCGCCGGAATAACGCTCCGAATCACGACGTCGACGCAAAAGGAGGGGGGGGTGCCGGTCCCTCCTCCTTTTTCGCGCGCAGCAAATGAATTTTTATTCATGTTTCCATTCCACGAGTACTTTAAGGGTCACGCCCGAGGGTAGGATGGGCTTCGTTACGAGCCGGCATTTGAGTTGTCGGTCGACCACGTCACAAACGATCGTATCGCTCGTAGGGGTTCTGGGGTGTTTCGGATCGCGAGCATCCCCGCGGCGGATCCGGACCTTCCGGACTCTCAAGCATCGAACAGGAGGCGTGGCGCCATGATCGGCAGACTCAAAGGCATGTTCCTGGCGGCACCCCCGCAGACGGGAAGCCACCGCACCGGGGTCGACATCCAGAAGCGCTTCCTGATCCAGTCGGAAGTCTCCTCGCAAGGGAGCATGTCGCGAGTCTACAAGGCGCTCGACACGGAATCGGGTAAATCCATTTGCCTGAAGGTTTTGGATCGCGACAAGAACGACGCCGCCCAGGCTCGGGCGTCTCGTCACGAGGAACGTCCCCCCGAGGGCGAGATCGCGTTCCAGATCCGCCACCCCCACGTCGTCCGGACTTACGAGCATGGGACGACCTCGCGGGGCGAGCAGTACCTCGTGATGGAATACCTCAACGGGATCAGCTTCGAGCAGATCCGCGAAGGGGGCCTCGCGCGCACCGCGGAGAAGCTGGAATGGCTCGCCCAGACGGCCGAGGGCCTGAACGCGGTCCACCGGGCGGGCTTCATCCATCATGACGTCAACCCGCGGAACTTCCTGGTCGCCCGCAACCGTGAACGCCAGGCCAAGGTCATCGACTTCGGGCTCGCCGTCCCGAACACCCCCGCCTTCCGCAGGCCGGGCAACCGCACGGGATGCCTGCTTTATATGGCCCCGGAACTGCTCCGGCGCGAGCCGATCGACGAACATATCGACATCTTCAGCTTCGGCGTCGTGGCCTTCTCCTTGCTCTCGGGCAAGCTCCCCTACGACTCCCCCGCATCGCCGCACACCCTCCTGCAGCGCTTCAGCTTGCCGCCGAACGACCCCCAGGAGTCCAAGCCGAAACTCTCCGACGAGGTCCGGGACGTCCTCCTGAAGCTGGTCGCCGTCAACAAGCGCGATCGCTGGCCCTCGCTGGAAACCCTCGCCGATCATCTCCGCGCCATCCCCCCCAAGCGCGACGCTAGCTGACGAAGAGCGGCCCGGCGTCGCCCCTTCCCCATCCGCCTCTCCCACCATCTCCCGCATCTCGCGGTGTGCGCGTCCTCGGCCCATCCTTCCCGCTCACGCTGACGGGAGGCCGATCACCCACCCGATTCAGTCTGCAAATTTCTAAAACGCACTTCTTGACAAGCCATTTCCGCACGGCTACATTTCGGCACTGAGACTGAATCTCAATCGCACCGACTTTATGGCGAGCTCCTGATACCTCATCCCATCGACTGAAGGTGGGCCTTCGGCGGGGAGGACCCGCTCAAGGAGAGCCGAGCGTTTCGGCTGAGTTTTCGGCGACCCGCCTGCCGGCGGACGCCGTCGCATGAAGTGGCGTCCCAACACGAATCCAGGCGCTGGAGTTTGCTCCAAGATGAAGAGTTCCCGTCGCGAACGCGGTTTCACGTTGATCGAGCTGCTGGTCGTCATCGCGATCATCGCGGTGCTGATCGCCCTGCTCTTGCCCGCCGTCCAATCGGCGCGCGAGGCCGCGCGACGGATCCAGTGCACGAACAACCTGAAGCAGCTCGGCCTGGCGTTGCACAACTATGTGGACTCGCACAACGCGCTCCCGCCGGCCGCCCAGGGGGGGATGTTCCAGGCCTACATGAATTACACGGGCTATAGCTTCCTGCTGCCGTACATCGAGCAAACCAACGGTTACAACCTGTTCAACTTCAGCCTGGGCCAGTACTCCGGCGGGCTGAGCTATCAGGGCTGGTCGGAGTGGGGAAACAGCACCGCGTTCGGCCTGCAGCTCGGGATGTTCCTCTGCCCGTCGAACCGGGCGACGGGCGAGGTCGGCGCCACGGCGAGCGTCGGATGGACGGTCCCCAGGGCGGCGGTGACGGACTACCTGTTCAACGGCGGGGCCGGTCGGTACGTCGCCAAGGGTTTCGGCGAGACGAACCGGATGGGCCCGTTCGGCATCGACACCGCCACGAGGCTCGCCGAGATCCAGGACGGTACGAGCAACACGTTCCTGATGGGCGAGGCCGCCGGCGGCAGCCAGCGGAACAAGTTCTACGCCTCCGGGACGACGAACCGCGTCTGCATGCCGCTGGCGACGTACAACACGGCGGGGCCGGTCTACTACGACAACCTGATGTTCATGGCCTACGGCCGGTCCCGAACCTGGAACGACGGCACGGCGACCGCGCGGATCATCGGCGGTCTCGTGGCCCGGACCGTCGACTCCGTGGGTAACGCCTACGCGGTGAACGACTGCGCCTCGGAGTCCTACACCGACGTCTTCGAGCCCGCCCCCGGCCTTCCTTTCCCGACCTCCGCCCAGAAGCTCCCCAACTTCCGATCGGCCCACCCCGGGACCACGAACTTCCTGTTCGGCGACGGGACCGTCCGGAACGTGAAGGATTCGATCGCCCCGACCGTCTACCAGGCCCTTTCCACGATGGGCGGCGGCGAGGTCGTCTCGTCCGACGCGCTTTGACCTCGGCCCGACTCCCGCGACGATCCGCGAGGCTCGTCCACCCAGCCCCCAGGAGAGAGGGACGTTGAAGTTCTCCACGCGTTTGATGCCGACCGTGAGCTCGATCGTCCTCGGCTGGGCGGCGGGCGCGGCGACGGGATGCGGCGGCGCCGCTCCCTCGCCGACCAGCCCCGTCGTCGCGGCCGACTCGGAAGCGGGCCGCAAGGCCCGAGCCGAGGACGACGCCGATCGTCTGCTTCGCAAGAAGATGGAGGCCAGGGCGGCCTCCCGCAAGAAGAACCTCAAAATCCCCGAGGAGGGCTGAATCGGCCGAACGCCGCAGCCCGCCCCGACGCACGATCCGCCGTCCCCATGTTCCCAAACCACCCGCCTTTCAGCCTTAGAGAGTTCCTCCTGATGACATTCGTCCGCTCCCGCACGTTCCTCCTGGCCGTCGCTTTCGCGACCGTCGTCCCCCAGGCCGCTCAGGCCCACTTCATCTGGCTCAGGGCCGAGCCGGGCGCGAAGCGCGGCGAAACCACGATCCAGGGGTTCTTCAACGAAGATCCCGAGCCCGACGCCAGGTTCGTCAAGTACGTCCGCGAGCTTCGCCTGACCGTCGACGGCCAGGTCGTCCCGTCCAAGGCGACCGAGGCCGCTCGCGAGGCGACCTGGGAGGGCAAGCCTCCCGTCCTGGTCGACGCCGAGCGCGACCTGGGCGTCATGGCCAAGGGGGGCGCTTCGTACCGCCTCTACTACACCGCGAGGGCGCAGACCGAAGCCGTGGGCGAGAAGGTCAAGGAAGCCGGCGACAAGCTTCGCGTACGACTGGTCGCGACCGACCCCGCGCCCGTCCTCGAGGTCCTCTACAACGGCGAGCCGGCCGCCAACGCCCGGGTCAAGCTCTATCCGACCGAAGGTGAGTCGACCGAGGTCACGACGGACGAGCAGGGGAGGGCCTCCGTCGAAGGACTGGCCGAAGGCCGAACCGCGATCTGGGCGAACCACGTCGATCCCGCCGGCGGCGAGGTGGACGGCAAGGCGTACACCGAGACCCGCTATTACGCCACGCTCACCTTCACGGCGGCCGCGACGCTCCTGGGCGGCAAGACCCCGCTCGAAACGACCACGATCGCCAACATCCCCGACCCGGCCGTGAACAGCTTCGGCGGCGCGGTGCTCGGCAAGTGGCTCTACATCTACGGCGGCCACGTCGGCAAGACCCACAGCTACGACGTCGGCACGACCGCCCGCCACTTCCGGCGACTCGACCTCGAGGACGGCAAGACCTGGGAAGAACTGCCGATGGAGCAGGACCTGCAAGGCCTGGCCCTGGTCACCGACGGTCTGTCCCTCTACCGGATCGGCGGCATGGTCGCGAAGAACCAGGCCGGCGAGGAGCACGACCTCCACTCGGTCGCCGACTTCGGGAAATTCGATCCCGAGACGAAGACCTGGACGGCCCTTGCGCCGCTCCCCACCCCGCGTTCGACGCACGACGCCGTGGTGATCGGCCGGACGATCTACGCCGTGGGCGGCTGGCACATGAAGGGCGCCGACGAGGAGTCTGAGTTCCTGAACGACGCCGCCGCGTTCGACCTGGACGCGCCGGACGCGGGCTGGAAGACGATCCCCCAGCCGTTCCAGCGTCGGGCCCTCTCCGTGGCCGGTCATGACGGAAAGCTCTACGTCCTCGGCGGGCTGGTCGGCGGCGGCATGACGGTCGACCGCCGGGTCGACGTCTACGATCCCGCCACCGGCACGTGGTCGCAGGGTCCTGATCTGCCGGGCGGCGGCCGCACAGAAGGTTTCGGGACGTCGGCGTTCGAGGTCGCGGGTCGGGTCGTCTACAGCGGCGCCTCGGGGCGAATCTTCCGCCTCAACGAGGCCGGTGACGCCTGGGAAGCCGTCGGCTCGTGGGCGCTCCCGCGCCTGACGCATCGCCTGCTGCCGGGCCTCAACGACACGATCCTGGCCGTCGGCGGCAACGCCCGGGGGGCCGCCCAGACGCCGGTCATCGAAGCCGTCCACATCGAGGCCCCGCACCCCGCCGCGGCCGTCTCCGCGAGCCGCTGATCCGACCTCGCCCCCGAGCCGAACACCCGGGCGCGGCCGTCGTTGGAAAACGTCCGCCGCGCGCGGCGTCGTTCCTTACTGGATTGACACCGAGGCCGCTTGCACTAAAATCTCTTCATCGACCCGCGTCGACGTGACACGTCCTCACTCCTCTTCCAGGATGTCTCCGTCGCCGCCCGACGTCCGGAAGGGCTACCATTCGCCCCGGTCGCGACGTCCGCACCTGTCCGACGTTGGGCGGTGTCCGGCATCCTCGTCTTCGTGCCGGGAGTCGTCACACGCCATGTCGTCGAGACGTCCGCACGCGAACGGCTCGAAGCGGTCGTTCGGGGAGAGATCCCCGAAAGTCCTCCGCGGACGCCCCGCGTCTCCGGTCGGGCGACCACCTCGCGCATCCGGAGTCGACCTCCCTTGAGCCACTCCCACGTCGAGGCCCCTGACGTCACCACCCGGTCCGAGGGCGAGCCCCCGCTCGAAGCGATCAACGGCTGGATCGAACATGCGGCCCACTACCTGCCGTCCCAAGGGCCGATCTCGGTCTTCGTCCATCACAACACGCTGCACGCCTTCGAGGACGAGCCGTTCGGCCGCGCGGTCATCCAGGCGAAGGCGATGTTCGGCAGCGAGCCTTATCTGAGCGAGGAGCATTTCCGCCGCGAGCTGGCGCGAGGCCGTATCCTCCAGGAAGATCTCGCCTGGGCGCTGATGGAAGAACTCGGTGACGAGGCCGACCGGCTGATCGGGTTCATGGGGACCCGCTACCATCTGCGACTGGCGATGCTCGAACACCCGCTCCGCCTGGGGACCGACGCCGAACTCCGCTGGGTGATCGCCGAGACCGACGCGCTGCACCGTTTCCGCTCGGAGACCCCCCCCGAGGTCCGCCAGCGACTCGTCGACCAGAACCGCCGATGGATCATGCGCGAGTACGCCGGCGGGCGCGAGGCGCCGGGCCGATCGGGGCGCGACGTCGTCGACGCGCTCCTCGCATCGCGCGAGTACCGAGGCTCTCGCGTCGAGCAATGGTCCGCCGCGACGTGGGAGGCCTTCACGCTCACGCTGCTCTGGCGGATCTGCCATCTCGGCGCTCACGGCGTCCGACCGTCCGGGGCCGTACCGCCGGCTCCGATCCGCCATCGCGACCACGTGCTGGCGGCCTCCGGCTACGACACGGACCTGAGCGTCCATGAAGTCCTGATCCGCTTCACCGGGCCCTTCCTGGATCAAGGGTTTGCGGCCTGGGAACTGCCGGGCCGCGACGCCGGATACTTCCGGGCTTTCCTCGACCTCAATCGCGACGCCCGGCCGATGGCCGAGTGGCTGCGCCCGCTCCCCGCCGAGCTGCGACGGATCGAGGCGGCCGGGCTCTCCCCGCTGGCGTCGATCGCCGAGTCGCTCAGGCTCCTGGGCGTGTCGGCCGCCGAGGCCCCGAAGTATATCCAGAGCACCTTGCTCGCGCTCCGGGGATGGGCGGGGGTCGTCTGGCAGATGGAGACGAACGCCGAGTGGGCCGCCCGTCCCGCACCTCCGGGGACGCTGGTCGAGTATCTCGCCGTCCGGCTCATCCTGGAGCGGCTGGCCGTCGGCTGGGCCGCGGAAGATTTCCTGGGTCGACGCGTCCCCTTGAACGAGATGCGACGGGTCCTCGCCTCCAGCCATCCCAAACCCCCGCGGACGAGCGTGGATCGTCGCGCCTATCTGCTGTTCCAGCTCGCGCAGGTGCGCGGTTGGGGCCCGATGGAACTGGCGAGGCTGTCCAAGAGCGAGTGGTCTCGGCTGGTGACCGAAATCGAGTCGTTCGACGGCCTCGAACGACGGCGGGTGTATCAACTCGCTTACGAACGACGGTACCAGGTCCAGGCCCTTCGGGCCCTGCTCGCCCACCATCCGACGCCGCGAGGCGACGCCGACGGCCCGGCGAGATTCCAGGTGGTCTGCTGCCTCGACGAGCGCGAGGAGTCGCTGCGCCGCCATTTGGAGGAAGTCGAGCCGCGCTGCGAGACCTTCGGGATGGCCGGATTCTTCGGCGTGGCGATGTACTATCGAGGCGTGGCCGAGGCCCAGTTCCGCCCGCTCTGCCCGGTCAACGTGAAGCCGAAAATCTTCGTCTGCGAGGAGCCGATCCGCTCGCTCACCGGGGCCAGCCGCTTCCAGCAGTCCCTGCGTCGCGGCCTGGGGAGCCTGGCGTATCGCATCCACATGGGTTCGCGGACGTTCCTCGGCGGCATCGTCACGGGCCTGCTCGGAGCCTTCGCCGCGGTGCCGCTGCTGACGCGGGTCCTGCTGCCGCGAGAGACGGCGCGGGCTCGCCGGCTCTTGAACCGGATCGTGACGCCGCAGTTGACCCAGCTCCGGCTGGAGCGAGGTTCGCCCGAGCCGGGGCCCGAGAACGGCCATCTCGGTTACAGCGTCGCCGAGATGGCCGACATCGTCGGCGGCGGGCTCCGCGCGATCGGCCTGACCGACCCCGGCCTCTTCTCCCCCCTGATCCTGATCCTGGGCCACGGCTCGTCGAGCCTGAACAACCCCCAGGGGGCGGCCTACGACTGCGGCGCCTGCGGCGGATCGCGGGGGGGCCGAACGCCCGGGCCTTCGCCCAGATGGCCAACGACCCGCGAGTGCGGGCGGCCCTGGAAAGGGACGGGACGACGATCCCCGACCACGCCTATTTCGTCGGCGGGTTCCACAACACCTGCGACGACTCGATCGGCTGGTTCGAGCTCGACCGGCTCCCGGTCACGCATGAAGACCTTTTCAACGAGGCGTTCGCCGCCCTTGACGTGGCGCGAAAGCGCAACGCGCACGAGCGCTGCCGGCGGTTCGAGTCGGCGCCGCTGTCGCAGACGTTCGAGGAGGCGATCCGACACGTCGAGGGGAGGGCGGGGGACCTGTCGCAGACCCGCCCCGAGCTAGGCCACGCGACCAACGCCCTGTGCATCGTCGGCCGGCGCGAACGCACCCGGGGCCTCTTCCTCGACCGCCGCGCCTTCCTGACCTCGTACGACGCCGCGAGGGACGACGAGGAGGACAACATCCTCGCCGGGCTGCTCCGCGCGGTCTTCCCGGTCTGCGGCGGCATCAACCTCGAATACTACTTCTCCCGGGTCGACCCGGCCGGCTACGGCTGCGGGACCAAGCTCCCGCACAACATCACCGCGCTGCTGGGCGTCATGGACGGCCCGGCGAGCGACCTCCGGCCCGGCCTACCGTGGCAGATGGTCGAACTCCACGAGCCGATCCGA includes:
- a CDS encoding protein-disulfide reductase DsbD family protein — protein: MPLLSPTGSPDGRRAAGLARFLAVGLLLTSFATAHATADGLQPAQKDSSARAKPKDVEVTASIEPAEAAPGDVVQLKVRAKLKSGWHIYTYSDHQRDEGPRHTLFDAFDLGGLEKAGEWTASKEPEAKAEPAFDNKTFEFFEDEVVWSLPLKVPVDAEAGKKAVKVQASYQICNAQSCSFPGRWTLPEATVTVSGGQAAATPPPAAVEAALKVPSAPKKKDTPERLRPKGIVVTPSVDPAGVRPGGAVTYKVTVKLDPGLHIYDVARPGAGDNGPIPTSFDLFEVGPFHPEATWKPSREPIAKPEPAFGPDVIVESFEDEVTWSVELKVPADAKPGEQPVRSQIHFQICNENSCFPPTYLTLDEVVVKVADGPAVASAPAPAPTPTPTPTPTPTLTPTVTGELPADSSTAVSPAPVASTPTVEPSPETIEAAAPISEIARTAQQGLIPFLIASALGGLFALVMPCVWPMIPITVNFFIKQGKDGKAKTTGLAFAYSAAIIGIFTLVGVFFSFFFSAAFLQNLANNPWLNLLVAGLFLAFGLSLLGLFELRLPSFLLDVSSKGEGRGGLLGVIFMALTLTITSFTCTFPVVGGLLVMAAGGNFFYPIIGLATFAAVIAFPFLLLALAPGLLSKMPRSGDWMNSVKVVGGLVEIGAALKFLNTAELGYVTPENAWFDAQVVLTAWIILSAVCGIYLLGLFRTDHDYAEVKVGPGRIVFGCLFLGLALYMAPALFGRPPQGQIWDRLIVGILPPDSNELTAETRMASGPSGGAAFEEVRATSSDPEQALREQKNFHGVLWGMSLDQAKEEAVAKNLPVLIDFTGVNCANCRLMERNVLPRADVSKLLKEFVTVQLYTDRVPIASLTAAQREELAQQNQERQLDIAAEQTNPFYVILSPDGKVVASIGGYNEPAVFQDFLAKALEKARAATSQVAQAGGGQPTGR
- a CDS encoding fused DSP-PTPase phosphatase/NAD kinase-like protein, which encodes MRRILLGAILAASAVAAVWMAVLDRQNRLRWDHWDVVKPGVLYRSGQLTSDQLAEAVSRYGIKTVINLQLPGGEAAVERDVAKRLNIGYVNLPMPGDGFGREEQFRKVLEVVDDPDRRPALVHCARGTCRTGSAVALYRFERDGWTIDDVSAEARRQTYRDGWIPGYIYSMARNKPDSDLHHPITIDERNLPGDEPIAEEAPDER
- a CDS encoding serine/threonine-protein kinase, with product MIGRLKGMFLAAPPQTGSHRTGVDIQKRFLIQSEVSSQGSMSRVYKALDTESGKSICLKVLDRDKNDAAQARASRHEERPPEGEIAFQIRHPHVVRTYEHGTTSRGEQYLVMEYLNGISFEQIREGGLARTAEKLEWLAQTAEGLNAVHRAGFIHHDVNPRNFLVARNRERQAKVIDFGLAVPNTPAFRRPGNRTGCLLYMAPELLRREPIDEHIDIFSFGVVAFSLLSGKLPYDSPASPHTLLQRFSLPPNDPQESKPKLSDEVRDVLLKLVAVNKRDRWPSLETLADHLRAIPPKRDAS
- a CDS encoding DUF1559 domain-containing protein, translating into MKSSRRERGFTLIELLVVIAIIAVLIALLLPAVQSAREAARRIQCTNNLKQLGLALHNYVDSHNALPPAAQGGMFQAYMNYTGYSFLLPYIEQTNGYNLFNFSLGQYSGGLSYQGWSEWGNSTAFGLQLGMFLCPSNRATGEVGATASVGWTVPRAAVTDYLFNGGAGRYVAKGFGETNRMGPFGIDTATRLAEIQDGTSNTFLMGEAAGGSQRNKFYASGTTNRVCMPLATYNTAGPVYYDNLMFMAYGRSRTWNDGTATARIIGGLVARTVDSVGNAYAVNDCASESYTDVFEPAPGLPFPTSAQKLPNFRSAHPGTTNFLFGDGTVRNVKDSIAPTVYQALSTMGGGEVVSSDAL
- a CDS encoding kelch repeat-containing protein, with the protein product MTFVRSRTFLLAVAFATVVPQAAQAHFIWLRAEPGAKRGETTIQGFFNEDPEPDARFVKYVRELRLTVDGQVVPSKATEAAREATWEGKPPVLVDAERDLGVMAKGGASYRLYYTARAQTEAVGEKVKEAGDKLRVRLVATDPAPVLEVLYNGEPAANARVKLYPTEGESTEVTTDEQGRASVEGLAEGRTAIWANHVDPAGGEVDGKAYTETRYYATLTFTAAATLLGGKTPLETTTIANIPDPAVNSFGGAVLGKWLYIYGGHVGKTHSYDVGTTARHFRRLDLEDGKTWEELPMEQDLQGLALVTDGLSLYRIGGMVAKNQAGEEHDLHSVADFGKFDPETKTWTALAPLPTPRSTHDAVVIGRTIYAVGGWHMKGADEESEFLNDAAAFDLDAPDAGWKTIPQPFQRRALSVAGHDGKLYVLGGLVGGGMTVDRRVDVYDPATGTWSQGPDLPGGGRTEGFGTSAFEVAGRVVYSGASGRIFRLNEAGDAWEAVGSWALPRLTHRLLPGLNDTILAVGGNARGAAQTPVIEAVHIEAPHPAAAVSASR